A single region of the Acidobacteriota bacterium genome encodes:
- a CDS encoding alcohol dehydrogenase catalytic domain-containing protein gives MIPEHQTQAFLTGPGSVELRRPPMPEPSAGELLIRVDAATTCGTDVKVYRRGGHPTMLALPSPFGHEVTGTVVRAAAGTSYAEGDAVVVANSASCGECQPCRHKRENLCRNLVYLNGAFADYLLIPEAVANRSVYPRPDGLDPVVAAMAEPLACAVHCLERCLGAWSGPPTEARTLVIGCGPLGLMLIDLFHSMRTHVCALDPHSHRLEAAGPFGAAETRLGRAGDGNGPAAEDPFDFAIDATGTPAGWDHAVKSLAPGGVAALFGGCRPGTDLVIDAERVHYQEQTLLGVYHHRPSSFRAALDRLIGAPERYGALVERELPLERLTEALDLMIGRHALKVAIRPHSN, from the coding sequence ATGATCCCTGAGCATCAGACCCAGGCCTTTCTCACCGGCCCCGGGAGCGTCGAGCTGAGGCGACCACCGATGCCCGAACCCAGCGCCGGCGAGCTGCTGATCCGGGTCGACGCCGCGACCACCTGCGGCACGGATGTCAAGGTCTACCGCCGCGGCGGCCATCCGACCATGCTCGCCCTGCCATCGCCCTTCGGCCACGAGGTCACCGGCACCGTCGTCCGAGCCGCCGCCGGGACCTCGTACGCCGAGGGCGACGCCGTCGTTGTCGCCAACAGCGCCTCCTGCGGCGAGTGCCAGCCATGCCGGCACAAGCGCGAGAATCTCTGCCGCAACCTCGTCTACCTGAACGGCGCCTTCGCCGACTACCTGCTGATTCCCGAAGCCGTTGCGAACCGCAGCGTGTATCCGCGCCCCGACGGACTCGACCCTGTGGTCGCAGCCATGGCCGAGCCTCTGGCCTGCGCCGTCCACTGCCTCGAACGTTGCCTCGGGGCCTGGAGCGGTCCGCCCACCGAGGCGCGGACCCTGGTCATCGGCTGCGGACCGCTGGGACTCATGCTGATCGACCTGTTCCACAGCATGCGTACTCACGTCTGCGCCCTCGATCCACACAGCCACCGCCTCGAAGCGGCGGGCCCCTTCGGCGCCGCGGAGACGCGGCTCGGCCGCGCCGGCGACGGCAACGGCCCAGCGGCGGAAGATCCGTTCGACTTCGCGATCGACGCGACCGGTACGCCCGCCGGCTGGGATCACGCCGTGAAGTCGCTCGCTCCCGGTGGCGTCGCCGCCCTGTTCGGCGGCTGCCGTCCGGGAACAGACCTGGTGATCGACGCGGAGCGGGTCCACTACCAGGAACAGACACTGCTGGGCGTCTACCACCATCGGCCCTCGTCGTTCCGCGCGGCGCTCGACCGGCTGATCGGCGCGCCTGAGCGCTATGGCGCACTGGTGGAACGCGAGTTGCCCCTCGAGCGGTTGACGGAGGCGCTCGACCTGATGATCGGCCGGCACGCCCTGAAGGTCGCCATCCGGCCGCACTCCAACTGA
- a CDS encoding bifunctional chorismate mutase/prephenate dehydratase, whose protein sequence is MATAENDLLPDLEAVRQELEHVDEELLKGFRRRVELSRDVAGAKIAAAFPFRDQLREEQLLTRVRTIAAELELDPHQTERIFRLLIEMSIAAQQGYIRDLDRAPLRVAYQGVEGSFSHLTAQRQYAGRPGGVVLQGYELFRSAAEGVRDGRHDIALLPIENSTAGSINETYDLLAEGGLVITAEVISKVAHCLLALPGARIEDLRLVLSHPQALRQCDQFFHDHDWLRPQPEFDTAGAAARVREGNDQTVGAIASEPAARVFGLEILAQGIQNQAGNFTRFVEVAAEAAPCPPDVPCKTSLLLVTGHQPGDLGEVLRSFSRRGINLTKIESRPIPATPWRYCFYLDIEGHAASVPVTEALQSIEAKAKELRILGTYPSALPPAPAERPAEDAAAEGA, encoded by the coding sequence ATGGCCACTGCCGAGAATGACCTGTTGCCCGATCTCGAGGCGGTGCGCCAGGAACTGGAGCACGTCGACGAAGAGCTGCTGAAGGGCTTCCGGCGCCGCGTCGAACTGTCGCGCGATGTCGCGGGCGCCAAGATCGCCGCCGCCTTTCCGTTCCGGGACCAGTTGCGCGAGGAGCAACTGCTGACCCGGGTGCGGACCATCGCCGCCGAACTCGAGCTCGACCCCCACCAGACCGAGCGCATCTTCCGGCTGCTGATCGAGATGTCGATCGCGGCGCAGCAGGGTTACATCCGCGATCTCGACCGGGCGCCGCTGCGGGTCGCCTACCAGGGCGTGGAGGGCTCGTTCAGCCACCTGACCGCCCAGCGGCAGTACGCCGGACGGCCCGGAGGCGTCGTGCTCCAGGGCTACGAGCTGTTTCGGAGCGCCGCGGAGGGCGTCCGGGACGGCCGCCACGACATCGCCCTGCTGCCCATCGAGAACAGCACCGCCGGCAGCATCAACGAGACCTACGACCTGCTGGCCGAAGGGGGCCTGGTGATCACCGCCGAAGTCATCAGCAAGGTGGCGCACTGCCTGCTCGCCTTGCCCGGCGCGAGGATCGAGGATCTCCGGCTCGTGCTCTCCCATCCCCAGGCGCTTCGCCAGTGCGACCAGTTCTTCCACGACCACGACTGGCTGCGGCCGCAGCCCGAGTTCGACACCGCCGGCGCGGCCGCGCGCGTCCGCGAAGGCAATGACCAGACGGTCGGCGCCATCGCCAGCGAACCCGCGGCGCGGGTCTTCGGCCTGGAGATCCTGGCCCAGGGCATCCAGAACCAGGCCGGGAACTTCACCCGCTTCGTGGAAGTGGCCGCGGAAGCGGCGCCCTGTCCGCCCGACGTGCCGTGCAAGACCTCGCTGCTTCTGGTCACCGGGCATCAACCGGGCGACCTGGGCGAGGTGTTGCGGAGCTTCTCGCGGCGCGGCATCAACCTGACCAAGATCGAGTCCAGACCGATCCCGGCAACGCCCTGGCGCTACTGCTTCTACCTGGACATCGAGGGGCACGCCGCTTCGGTGCCGGTGACCGAAGCGCTCCAGTCGATCGAAGCGAAGGCGAAGGAGCTCCGCATCCTAGGCACCTACCCGAGCGCGCTGCCGCCAGCACCCGCCGAGCGGCCAGCCGAGGACGCGGCGGCGGAAGGCGCCTGA